Proteins from one Silurus meridionalis isolate SWU-2019-XX chromosome 3, ASM1480568v1, whole genome shotgun sequence genomic window:
- the ppp2r3b gene encoding serine/threonine-protein phosphatase 2A regulatory subunit B'' subunit beta isoform X2, with amino-acid sequence MPSHQGLQPVLKMKVDELFLNWLSEPNIQEMLKDYLRKVKNGDELELGKDNINLTENNNVDSNYNMAERTSASFSAPCSPPSATLPSGSGIGSRAGPSSRAPRRSVSIKKAQLKKEEAVSPALSETIPKFYFPRGQPKANINIDNLISKIEKIFSQFPSERVTIEDMGKVAKACECPLYWKAPLFFAAGGDRRGYVSVHKFVAMWRKVLQTCHDDASKFLHLLAKPGCSYLEQEDFIPFLQDVVDSLAGLAFLKEASDFHSRYITTVIQRIFYSVNRSWTGKITCSELRRSSFLQNVALLEEEEDVNQLTEYFSYEHFYVIYCKFWELDTDHDLYIDQRDMARHNDQAISHRMIERIFSGTVTRDRKVHKEGRLSYADFVWFLISEEDKKSETSIEYWFRCMDLDGDGILSMYELQYFYQEQCQKLETMAIEPLPFEDCLCQMLDLVRPETTGKITLRDLKRCKLAHIFFDTFFNIEKYLDHEQRDPFMVAKDAESLGQEISDWERYAAEEYDILVAEEAANEQYNDGSTTDF; translated from the exons ATGCCTTCTCACCAAGGATTGCAGCCGGTCCTGAAGATGAAGGTGGACGAGCTCTTCCTGAATTGGTTGAGTGAGCCCAACATCCAAGAGATGCTAAAAGACTACCTTAGGAAGGTCAAGAATGGAGACGAGCTTGAGCTTGGAAAGGACAACATTAATTTGACTGAAAACAACAATGTTGATTCAAACTATAACATGGCCGAGCGGACTTCTGCATCTTTTAGTGCTCCCTGTAGCCCTCCTTCAGCCACCCTGCCATCTGGGAGTGGCATCGGTAGCAGAGCAGGACCAAGCAGCAGAGCACCGAGACGCTCCGTCAGcattaaaaag GCTCAGCTTAAGAAAGAGGAGGCCGTTTCACCAGCATTAAGCGAAACCATTCCGAAGTTCTATTTCCCTCGAGGGCAGCCCAAAGCCAATATCAACATTGACAATCTCATTTCCAAGATAGAGAAAATATTTTCTCAGTTTCCCAGTGAAAGAGTAACTATTGAGGATATGGGGAAGGTTGCCAAG GCCTGTGAATGCCCACTCTATTGGAAGGCTCCATTGTTCTTCGCTGCTGGGGGAGACAGGAGGGGATATGTGTCTGTTCACAAATTTGTGGCGATGTGGAGAAA AGTGCTACAGACCTGTCATGATGATGCCTCCAAATTTCTACACCTTCTGGCCAAGCCTGGCTGCTCTTATTTGGAGCAAGAGGACTTTATTCCATTTCTTCAG GATGTGGTGGATTCACTTGCAGGCCTTGCTTTTTTGAAGGAGGCTTCAGACTTTCACTCACGCTACATTACCACA GTAATTCAGAGGATATTTTATAGCGTCAACCGATCATGGACGGGAAAAATAACATGTTCAGAGCTGCGGAGAAGCAGTTTTCTTCAG AATGTGGCACTActggaagaggaggaagatgttaATCAGCTGACTGAGTACTTTTCCTATGAGCATTTCTATGTCATCTACTGTAAATTCTGGGAGCTGGACACTGACCACGATCTGTATATAGACCAGAGGGACATGGCACGGCACAACGATCAAG CCATCTCCCACAGAATGATTGAAAGAATATTCTCAGGAACTGTAACTAG AGACAGGAAGGTTCATAAAGAAGGCCGGTTGAGTTATGCTGACTTTGTGTGGTTTCTAATCTCTGAGGAAGACAAAAAGTCTGAAACCAG CATAGAGTACTGGTTCCGGTGTATGGACCTGGATGGTGATGGAATTCTGTCCATGTACGAATTGCAGTACTTCTATCAGGAGCAGTGTCAGAAACTGGAGACCATGGCCATTGAACCACTACCATTTGAAGACTGCCTCTGCCAAATGCTTGATCTGGTCAGGCCTGAGACAACGG GAAAAATCACACTCCGTGACTTGAAGAGATGCAAACTAGCTCATATATTCTTTGACACTTTCTTCAATATCGAGAAGTATCTGGATCATGAGCAGAGGGATCCATTCATGGTGGCAAAG GATGCTGAGAGCTTGGGACAGGAGATTTCAGACTGGGAAAGATATGCTGCAGAGGAGTATGATATTTTGGTGGCCGAGGAAGCTGCCAACGAGCAGTACAATGATGG GAGCACCACTGATTTCTGA
- the ppp2r3b gene encoding serine/threonine-protein phosphatase 2A regulatory subunit B'' subunit beta isoform X3, producing MRMKELSLRQDPDLRKELALLARGCDFVLPSRFKKRLRAFQQGQAQLKKEEAVSPALSETIPKFYFPRGQPKANINIDNLISKIEKIFSQFPSERVTIEDMGKVAKACECPLYWKAPLFFAAGGDRRGYVSVHKFVAMWRKVLQTCHDDASKFLHLLAKPGCSYLEQEDFIPFLQDVVDSLAGLAFLKEASDFHSRYITTVIQRIFYSVNRSWTGKITCSELRRSSFLQNVALLEEEEDVNQLTEYFSYEHFYVIYCKFWELDTDHDLYIDQRDMARHNDQAISHRMIERIFSGTVTRDRKVHKEGRLSYADFVWFLISEEDKKSETSIEYWFRCMDLDGDGILSMYELQYFYQEQCQKLETMAIEPLPFEDCLCQMLDLVRPETTGKITLRDLKRCKLAHIFFDTFFNIEKYLDHEQRDPFMVAKDAESLGQEISDWERYAAEEYDILVAEEAANEQYNDGYENPLMPIDCLSSEFDLYSEKRHLFEFTNPHCDLDLDEYKYADDF from the exons ATGAGGATGAAGGAGCTATCCCTTCGCCAGGACCCTGACCTGAGGAAGGAGCTGGCACTGCTGGCCCGAGGCTGTGATTTTGTCTTGCCTTCACGTTTCAAGAAAAGACTGAGAGCTTTCCAGCAAGGACAG GCTCAGCTTAAGAAAGAGGAGGCCGTTTCACCAGCATTAAGCGAAACCATTCCGAAGTTCTATTTCCCTCGAGGGCAGCCCAAAGCCAATATCAACATTGACAATCTCATTTCCAAGATAGAGAAAATATTTTCTCAGTTTCCCAGTGAAAGAGTAACTATTGAGGATATGGGGAAGGTTGCCAAG GCCTGTGAATGCCCACTCTATTGGAAGGCTCCATTGTTCTTCGCTGCTGGGGGAGACAGGAGGGGATATGTGTCTGTTCACAAATTTGTGGCGATGTGGAGAAA AGTGCTACAGACCTGTCATGATGATGCCTCCAAATTTCTACACCTTCTGGCCAAGCCTGGCTGCTCTTATTTGGAGCAAGAGGACTTTATTCCATTTCTTCAG GATGTGGTGGATTCACTTGCAGGCCTTGCTTTTTTGAAGGAGGCTTCAGACTTTCACTCACGCTACATTACCACA GTAATTCAGAGGATATTTTATAGCGTCAACCGATCATGGACGGGAAAAATAACATGTTCAGAGCTGCGGAGAAGCAGTTTTCTTCAG AATGTGGCACTActggaagaggaggaagatgttaATCAGCTGACTGAGTACTTTTCCTATGAGCATTTCTATGTCATCTACTGTAAATTCTGGGAGCTGGACACTGACCACGATCTGTATATAGACCAGAGGGACATGGCACGGCACAACGATCAAG CCATCTCCCACAGAATGATTGAAAGAATATTCTCAGGAACTGTAACTAG AGACAGGAAGGTTCATAAAGAAGGCCGGTTGAGTTATGCTGACTTTGTGTGGTTTCTAATCTCTGAGGAAGACAAAAAGTCTGAAACCAG CATAGAGTACTGGTTCCGGTGTATGGACCTGGATGGTGATGGAATTCTGTCCATGTACGAATTGCAGTACTTCTATCAGGAGCAGTGTCAGAAACTGGAGACCATGGCCATTGAACCACTACCATTTGAAGACTGCCTCTGCCAAATGCTTGATCTGGTCAGGCCTGAGACAACGG GAAAAATCACACTCCGTGACTTGAAGAGATGCAAACTAGCTCATATATTCTTTGACACTTTCTTCAATATCGAGAAGTATCTGGATCATGAGCAGAGGGATCCATTCATGGTGGCAAAG GATGCTGAGAGCTTGGGACAGGAGATTTCAGACTGGGAAAGATATGCTGCAGAGGAGTATGATATTTTGGTGGCCGAGGAAGCTGCCAACGAGCAGTACAATGATGG CTATGAGAACCCCCTGATGCCCATCGACTGCCTCTCCAGTGAGTTTGACCTGTACAGTGAGAAGAGGCACTTGTTTGAGTTTACTAACCCTCACTGTGACCTGGACTTGGACGAGTACAAATATGCAGATGATTTTTGA
- the ppp2r3b gene encoding serine/threonine-protein phosphatase 2A regulatory subunit B'' subunit beta isoform X1, whose protein sequence is MPSHQGLQPVLKMKVDELFLNWLSEPNIQEMLKDYLRKVKNGDELELGKDNINLTENNNVDSNYNMAERTSASFSAPCSPPSATLPSGSGIGSRAGPSSRAPRRSVSIKKAQLKKEEAVSPALSETIPKFYFPRGQPKANINIDNLISKIEKIFSQFPSERVTIEDMGKVAKACECPLYWKAPLFFAAGGDRRGYVSVHKFVAMWRKVLQTCHDDASKFLHLLAKPGCSYLEQEDFIPFLQDVVDSLAGLAFLKEASDFHSRYITTVIQRIFYSVNRSWTGKITCSELRRSSFLQNVALLEEEEDVNQLTEYFSYEHFYVIYCKFWELDTDHDLYIDQRDMARHNDQAISHRMIERIFSGTVTRDRKVHKEGRLSYADFVWFLISEEDKKSETSIEYWFRCMDLDGDGILSMYELQYFYQEQCQKLETMAIEPLPFEDCLCQMLDLVRPETTGKITLRDLKRCKLAHIFFDTFFNIEKYLDHEQRDPFMVAKDAESLGQEISDWERYAAEEYDILVAEEAANEQYNDGYENPLMPIDCLSSEFDLYSEKRHLFEFTNPHCDLDLDEYKYADDF, encoded by the exons ATGCCTTCTCACCAAGGATTGCAGCCGGTCCTGAAGATGAAGGTGGACGAGCTCTTCCTGAATTGGTTGAGTGAGCCCAACATCCAAGAGATGCTAAAAGACTACCTTAGGAAGGTCAAGAATGGAGACGAGCTTGAGCTTGGAAAGGACAACATTAATTTGACTGAAAACAACAATGTTGATTCAAACTATAACATGGCCGAGCGGACTTCTGCATCTTTTAGTGCTCCCTGTAGCCCTCCTTCAGCCACCCTGCCATCTGGGAGTGGCATCGGTAGCAGAGCAGGACCAAGCAGCAGAGCACCGAGACGCTCCGTCAGcattaaaaag GCTCAGCTTAAGAAAGAGGAGGCCGTTTCACCAGCATTAAGCGAAACCATTCCGAAGTTCTATTTCCCTCGAGGGCAGCCCAAAGCCAATATCAACATTGACAATCTCATTTCCAAGATAGAGAAAATATTTTCTCAGTTTCCCAGTGAAAGAGTAACTATTGAGGATATGGGGAAGGTTGCCAAG GCCTGTGAATGCCCACTCTATTGGAAGGCTCCATTGTTCTTCGCTGCTGGGGGAGACAGGAGGGGATATGTGTCTGTTCACAAATTTGTGGCGATGTGGAGAAA AGTGCTACAGACCTGTCATGATGATGCCTCCAAATTTCTACACCTTCTGGCCAAGCCTGGCTGCTCTTATTTGGAGCAAGAGGACTTTATTCCATTTCTTCAG GATGTGGTGGATTCACTTGCAGGCCTTGCTTTTTTGAAGGAGGCTTCAGACTTTCACTCACGCTACATTACCACA GTAATTCAGAGGATATTTTATAGCGTCAACCGATCATGGACGGGAAAAATAACATGTTCAGAGCTGCGGAGAAGCAGTTTTCTTCAG AATGTGGCACTActggaagaggaggaagatgttaATCAGCTGACTGAGTACTTTTCCTATGAGCATTTCTATGTCATCTACTGTAAATTCTGGGAGCTGGACACTGACCACGATCTGTATATAGACCAGAGGGACATGGCACGGCACAACGATCAAG CCATCTCCCACAGAATGATTGAAAGAATATTCTCAGGAACTGTAACTAG AGACAGGAAGGTTCATAAAGAAGGCCGGTTGAGTTATGCTGACTTTGTGTGGTTTCTAATCTCTGAGGAAGACAAAAAGTCTGAAACCAG CATAGAGTACTGGTTCCGGTGTATGGACCTGGATGGTGATGGAATTCTGTCCATGTACGAATTGCAGTACTTCTATCAGGAGCAGTGTCAGAAACTGGAGACCATGGCCATTGAACCACTACCATTTGAAGACTGCCTCTGCCAAATGCTTGATCTGGTCAGGCCTGAGACAACGG GAAAAATCACACTCCGTGACTTGAAGAGATGCAAACTAGCTCATATATTCTTTGACACTTTCTTCAATATCGAGAAGTATCTGGATCATGAGCAGAGGGATCCATTCATGGTGGCAAAG GATGCTGAGAGCTTGGGACAGGAGATTTCAGACTGGGAAAGATATGCTGCAGAGGAGTATGATATTTTGGTGGCCGAGGAAGCTGCCAACGAGCAGTACAATGATGG CTATGAGAACCCCCTGATGCCCATCGACTGCCTCTCCAGTGAGTTTGACCTGTACAGTGAGAAGAGGCACTTGTTTGAGTTTACTAACCCTCACTGTGACCTGGACTTGGACGAGTACAAATATGCAGATGATTTTTGA